The genome window CGCGGCCTGGGTCACGTAGCCGACCCGGTGCCGCAGGGCGACGGACCCGGCGGGCTGGCCGAGCACCTCGACCCGGCCGCCCGCCACGCGCTGCACGCCGACGATGGAGCGCATCAGCGTCGTCTTGCCGCAGCCGCTCGGGCCGAGCAGCCCCACGACCTGGCCGCGCGGGATGTGCAGGTCGAGCCCGTCGAGCACGGTCGTCCGGCCGCGCTTGACGCGGAGGCCGTCGATCACGACGGCGGCGTCCTCGACCAGGTCGCCCGGGGCCGGCCGCGATGAATTCATCATGTGATGAATTATTCGCCCGGACCGCGCCCGCCGTCAATATCCCCGAACAGATGCCACTGGATCACCGGCCCGACCCGTCTTGCGAGCTCGTCCGGAGCTGCGCTCGCGATCGGCTCCAGCTTGAGCACGTAGCGGGTCATCATCAGCCCGGCGATCTGCGAGGCGGCCAGATCGGCGCGCAGGTCGGCGTCGTCGGCGTGGGTCAGCGCCGCCAGCCGCGCGAACACCTCGCGGGTCAGGAACTCGCGCAGCATCCGCGTTCCGGGACCGCTGCTGAGCGCCGTGCGCAGGATGAGCACGATCCGCCCGGCGGCGCGCTCGTCCTCCAGCTGGGTGAGCAGGTAGCGCACCAGCGTCTCCCCGACCTGCTCGCGCGGGGCGGCGAGCAGGACGTCCAGGACCCGGTCCGGGCGGATCGGTGCCTCCAGCGTGGCGGCGAACAGGTCGGCCTTGTCCTCGAAGTAGTGGTGCACGAGCGCCGAGTCCACGCCTGCGCGGCGGGCGACGGCGCGCAGCGAGGCGGCCTCGTAGCCCCGCTCGGTGAACTCCTCCGCGGCCGCCCGCACGATCGCCGAGCGCGCGGACGCGGCCCCGCGCTCCTTGCGCGGCCTGCCCCGCCTGCGGCGCTCGGCTAGCTCACTCACGCCTGCCATTGTGCACCCCGGACCGGGTGCGCTGTCCATCCGCATTGCGGTTGCTTCGAGTGTGATGGG of Leifsonia shinshuensis contains these proteins:
- a CDS encoding TetR family transcriptional regulator, whose translation is MSELAERRRRGRPRKERGAASARSAIVRAAAEEFTERGYEAASLRAVARRAGVDSALVHHYFEDKADLFAATLEAPIRPDRVLDVLLAAPREQVGETLVRYLLTQLEDERAAGRIVLILRTALSSGPGTRMLREFLTREVFARLAALTHADDADLRADLAASQIAGLMMTRYVLKLEPIASAAPDELARRVGPVIQWHLFGDIDGGRGPGE